The nucleotide sequence TAACTAGTCACACTTTTCTCATATGCCCAATACACTATGATTACGACAGTTGCCTAACACACTTGCGTTTCGCATAGGCGACCATAAAGATCTAGGAGGATGAAGATGTATAACAAAATGCCGTGGCCTATGTATCAACAAGTTCCAAGTACAATGATGCCGATGCAAGCTCCAGGAATGCCGATGATGCCCCTACCAGTCGCAAGCGGTGGCAATATCACACCTAGTGGTACAGTTGTTCAAGGTACGAATGAAGAATCTTATGTTGAAAATATTTTGCGGATGAATCTTGGTAAGGTCGCAACATTGTACATGACATATGAAAATAATTCCGAATGGAATGCGAAAATATTCAAAGGCGCGTTAGAGGCAGCAG is from Candidatus Cohnella colombiensis and encodes:
- the gerQ gene encoding spore coat protein GerQ, with protein sequence MMPMQAPGMPMMPLPVASGGNITPSGTVVQGTNEESYVENILRMNLGKVATLYMTYENNSEWNAKIFKGALEAAGRDHIIISDPATGKRYLLLTLNLDYITFDEPINYTLPFGTPTGR